The following DNA comes from Castanea sativa cultivar Marrone di Chiusa Pesio chromosome 10, ASM4071231v1.
GACAACATTTCCGCCCATACTTTGCTTATTATCTCCCATTTCTTATCACGCTCCAGTTTTTTCAGTTCTTTGGCCAGCATACATGCATCAAACAGTACAGATTTGCTTCTATCTCCCTTGACATAAACAGGTCTAACTTCTGTATCCACGTCAAAGATGGCGTCACAGGCTTctttgagacttttttttatcCCCCTTCTGCTAAGGAAATTTACAGTTTCAGCACAGGTATCCCTATATCTTAGTTGCCCTATTCCAGCCACCGCTGACATCATGTCAGGCTGCTTCACTAAAAGATATATCATGTAATCTGAGAAAAGTTTGCTATAAACACAGTACTCACCATCACTGGCTCCTTCAAGGACCGTTTCGCCTTGGGGTTTTAGACAGCAGATCAGTTTAGTAGCAACCTTCCGCAACCAATTGCCATCTTTTTTGTCTCCATGCCCAGCATCTTTTTGGGTTTCCTGAAAGCAGAGTTCAGTAGCAACGTGCCACAACAGAAGACTCTCATCATAGGCAACGTTTTCGATATACTCCTctgttatttttgttattgttttttgatGCTGCTCTTCGATTTCGAAAGTGCCTTCTAGGATAGCATAAGCACCTCTAGCTGAGCATATCTTCTTGGTAGTTTCTGCATCATCTGCGGCGTCTCTGGATTTCTCTAGCAACTCATCAAAGATAAATTCCCATAGCTTTTTAGGGAGTTTTTTTGTTGGAATTGGATCTCCACAGGAGCATTCATTTACAAGGTTCCTAATACCGTATTTATCGATGATTTTATCGATCCAACGGTTAAAAGGCCCTTTGTCTGCATATGGACGTTGCTTCAGGCAATAAACTATCAGATTAAAACATGACACGGATTCAGACCACCTGCGAAGCAAACGTCGCGTATTCaatacttcaattttttcaGATCCAGAGACATCACTCCACCTCCACCTTATCTTCTTTACGTCAAGAAATTTTTCGGCAAGATACAAATAGCACTTTCCAAATAGCCAATTGGCCCAATTGGTATGGATAGAAGCAATAGTCCAATCAGAGAAAAAGAGCATGATGAGAGCAATTAGATCCAGGAATATGGCACCATATAGCAAAGTGTAGGTGACCTGGACATCCATGTCCACGAAACCATGCTTGTCCAAGGAATAGAAGAATCCAAAGGCCACCAAAACGAAAAGAATGGATATACACCGGAATATGTACCCCACCACACTATGCACCACAACCACCTTGGTATAGAAAGCTTCATAGATGAAGTTGAGTTCTAACTCTATCACTTTGAGCGCCTCTTCTGCAGTTCTTATCTGGAAAAAATTTCGGCTTTCATTGCGCTCACGGAAGCTGAAGATAAGGTCAACGATGAGTCCCTTGAATGTTTTGAAGTAGCGGTGAGCATATATCACCACTTCAACATCGGTTAATCTTCCTTCTTTCACATTAGCTTTAAGCTTTGATTCTTTACCTGGCTCTGGTGTCATTTCTATATGTGTTGGTAGTCCAGCTTCTTTCTTTGAAGAGTATTCCTCCATGAGCTTAGCATAGTTGGGCCCCGGATCAGGTTCTTTAAGCATGGAATCTCGGAACCTATTCAAGCTTGCAAGAAACAAGGCCAATGTCCGCTCAAGATACTTGATGATTCCTGCCCCAAACATCAACAATGTTGGGATCCATAGCTTGTTTTTTGGGAGTGTGAGCCAGAAGACGTATACAGTCGCCGCAAGTTGGACGATGAGGCTGAAAAAGTGCCTACGCCACAGCTCATTATCCTCAAGGGCAAATGCAGTTATAGTGTCTGGTCCACCCAAGTGTACCAAAAGGAAGGGAGCCCAAAATGCTAAAAGGTCAATATTATTATTGCTGGACAATGCGTCTCCCTGCTTATCACCACCGCAACTAGTGACTTTGGCTTTACCACTGGAGAAGAAGTAGTGTCCAACACTACTAACAAACTTTTCCTTATCACAGGGATTAGTAGAGTCTTTGCCACCGTTAGAGATGTGTCCAACGGCAAAGCTTGCTGCCCAGTCAGCCAGCAAGTAAGATACCCAGATGAACAAGATCGCTATTCTGTTTGTCGTGCGTTTTCTTAACGGAGCAAGCAGTATCAAAATGACCTGGAGTGTCAGACTTAAGAGAACTACCGCCTTGATATTCCATGAGTCCCATAGATTCTTCACAGCGTTTGTTAAACTTAGAAAATTCATATTGATATAGCCtctctttgcttttttttttttttttttcctcactccGGCTAAAAGAAAACGCTGTAATTTTACAACTGCTAACGGTGGCAAGCAGAATGCAATGTGAACAACATGTGTgtaacatctatatatatacaattcgCACAACCGCGTGGCGTCGTGATGCACGAGGatcaatatataattattttatgatttggTCAAATTttcctaaatataaaatattagaagtggaaaattcttaggtagtcccagagtatagtgaaatggtgctccctcctttcacatttatggtggattctatcatgaatttaatgagcggacctcaccatgaatgtgagaagagAGAGTACCATTTTTCGTACTCCGGGAGtatctaagaattactcatTAGAAGTAcgttttttaagaaaaaaaaaaaagtggactTATTTAACATCTTCTCTTCTAAGTTTCTccgtctttttcttttccaaaaaaaaaaagtttctcccTCTTtgagtcttttcttttttgctttcttgattctatatataataatcgCCCCTTATATTTATCGAGTCTCAAGTCCTTCAAATATTTTCTATGTTTCTCTGTCCTACAGATGTATATttcttactattattttttttttaatcttagttACTCTTTATTTTTGCATCTTTAGGCGTGTCCGGTCagtattgtttcttttttagatGGGCCATATATATTATTCTAACTTGTGTCATGGTAAATTATGCTTTTGTAGATTTTCTTCCATATAATTTGAACTTTCTAagcttcaaatttattatttttgtgcattctaaatttctcattctctaagcaagattatcatgataattaaAGTCCATCATCAAATTGTAATATTAacttaattaaaatgaatatcAAAGGAATAAGTGATAAACTTTGTAATAATCATATTACTCAAACATTTGCAAGGCATATTTAAATACTAACCATTCATAACGAAATacataaaaacttgaattcctacttccaaaaaaaaaaaatgaatactaAATATTAACTCAAACTAAAACTAGGCCAAAGCCATGAGAGAGACAATGATGGGGGaattaagaaacaaaacacCAAATCAGGCCAACCTAAAACAGAGATAcaagaaagaattttttatttattttaaatcaaccaaaagaaagaagagaatcataaaaagaaagagCGTAATCACTTTTTTATGGGCAAAACATGAAATGAATGGGAGAGAGGTGTGCAAGGGAAGTAGTAGTTGCAAATTTATAGAAAagaagatttgaagaagaagattcaaaaaggaagagaaatggTTGAAAGAAGAATAGCAGTAAGGTACTGGGAAATAATGGGGagaagaaaaaccaaaaagagggagaaaggGTTTGCAATAGGTGGCTAACGTGGCACAATTGTAGATTAGAAATATTAATTGCAAATCTTCCAATTACTACAAAATTAGTAGACATAACAACCCATGTTAGAACAATGCTTtacttattaaaatttattacataaaattCACAAACTGATATATTAACTTTTAATCCATAACTTGCCCCAACCTCCtttaaaagttaccatgactTTTAAGTGGGATGGTGGTGTACCTTTGTGTTAGAACCATTTTCCCTttcctttgtgtgtgtgtttgtttctcaaaaaaaagaatgggtaatTGTCCCACATTACTTAAGAGAGTGTGTTATGTGTAGTATAATTTGTCTcaccctcccttaaaagttatCATGGTTTTTGAGTGAAGTTGTGGTGTGGTGTGTCTTTGTATTAGAACCCATTtacctctcccttgtgtgtgtgtgtttgtttctcaaaaaaaaagaatgggtaatTGTCTCACATTACTTAAGAGAGTGTGATGTGTGCAGTATAACTTGCCACACCcttccttaaaagttaccatgactTTTGAGTTGAGttgtggtgtggtgtggtgtgcctttgtgttagaatccctttccctctcccttgtgtgtgtatttgtttctcaaaaaaaaaaaagggtaattgtCTCACATTGCTTAAGAGAGTGTGTTGTATGCTGTATAACTTGCCAcaccctcccttaaaagttaccatggcttttgagtggagttgtggtgTGGTGTGCTTTTGTGTTAGAATCCCTTTttcctctcccttgtgtgtgtatttttgtttctcaaaaaaaaaaaaaaaaagggtaattgtCTCACATTACTTAAGAGAGTGTGTTATGTGCAATATAACTTGTCACACCCTCCTTTAAAAGTTACTAcggcttttgagtggagttgtggtgtacttttgtgttagaacccttttctctctcccttgtgtatgtgtgtttgtttctcaaaaaaaaaaaaaaaattaatcacacATAAAAGTGTAATTATGAAACTTATTCATTAGACCGATGTGCTAAGGATAGTACACTTTTACTAAACTAGTATGTAACTCATACTACcgtatggaaattgatataatttaataaaacaatggaaataaatatattgcattttattatttaagtgatactattggttttgttattaatttatttatttattaatcatgagttttgtggggagtaaaaagaccccgatgggtatatgggcctctgggccatgctaaggaaggccgacctgctcctgggtttagaacttgttagtactgtgggtcggcccatacgccgaggatccgagagtatagccgaggatgatttttcccctcggacggacatcggagattccgggacttcattgtaaaggttagggaatgacacagtcaagaccaatggttaaaaggggtaaactcttgaatgtcctagaagcaccgatgtcaGAGAAATACcgaagataaaggctgccacctccacattaaagaccctgcacctaccaccctggccgcattaatgaggaagtgacacctgaatagtggaagagaaacttctggttattattcaaaggcactgagaaaagaaatatctaggctaagggggagttggggcaacacgtgtacaaagtatcaaaaagaagagtatttaaggagcaacctaaaACAGAAATGAGGGagacttttttgtaatctaaaaaaggaaaaaagaaaaaaagaaagaaagtgataatataagaacaactcttggcttacgtccgaggaggttgatttacaatattccttattgtcTCCAAGTGTTTATagtctttgacttgtcatttaatcctcaaatacttctaacctgggtttcaagcccacactctacaaattcatattgtttaaggctcattgggcctgagcccataactgttcttggggccaggtgcaattgtgcgcttacaattggcgccgtctgtgggaaatctagtctagaagaggtagggatattatggcaggcttaggctcttaccatgcagagtcacagggatcacaaccggaggaccaTTTCGAACttcttgaacgtcgaagggatcgtgaagggagtgtccatacagaataccccggcgctagccatactcatggcgggggtagcaccacccatgaggagggttctaaatccatgcaaaaggaaattaatcgtttgaagaggaagttacgccgtgctaaacgcaagttttcaccgtcctcgtctaatccttcctctgaggaggataggggagatggctacagctcgaggtcgtgctcccccaccagtgcaacgtcctccggtgaggaaaacgaccagccaactcgcagacgtaggaagcttcattctaggggcttaggcaacgacgctatgagtagggcgttgcaccaactctctaagtcTCCATTCACACGGAGGATTGaaaaaggaaggcttcccaggaggtttacccagcccacctttaccatctacaatggccggactgatccggtggagcacgtgagtcacttcaaccagaggatggcagtgcactctcacaacgagactctgatgtgtaaggttttcccctccagcttgggacctgtggctatgagatggtttaacggtctcaaattgGGGTCTGTAGGTTCATTCGGAGAgttaactagggcattcgcttcgcggtttattacgtgtagcagagtccct
Coding sequences within:
- the LOC142612989 gene encoding uncharacterized protein LOC142612989 isoform X1 codes for the protein MNFLSLTNAVKNLWDSWNIKAVVLLSLTLQVILILLAPLRKRTTNRIAILFIWVSYLLADWAASFAVGHISNGGKDSTNPCDKEKFVSSVGHYFFSSGKAKVTSCGGDKQGDALSSNNNIDLLAFWAPFLLVHLGGPDTITAFALEDNELWRRHFFSLIVQLAATVYVFWLTLPKNKLWIPTLLMFGAGIIKYLERTLALFLASLNRFRDSMLKEPDPGPNYAKLMEEYSSKKEAGLPTHIEMTPEPGKESKLKANVKEGRLTDVEVVIYAHRYFKTFKGLIVDLIFSFRERNESRNFFQIRTAEEALKVIELELNFIYEAFYTKVVVVHSVVGYIFRCISILFVLVAFGFFYSLDKHGFVDMDVQVTYTLLYGAIFLDLIALIMLFFSDWTIASIHTNWANWLFGKCYLYLAEKFLDVKKIRWRWSDVSGSEKIEVLNTRRLLRRWSESVSCFNLIVYCLKQRPYADKGPFNRWIDKIIDKYGIRNLVNECSCGDPIPTKKLPKKLWEFIFDELLEKSRDAADDAETTKKICSARGAYAILEGTFEIEEQHQKTITKITEEYIENVAYDESLLLWHVATELCFQETQKDAGHGDKKDGNWLRKVATKLICCLKPQGETVLEGASDGEYCVYSKLFSDYMIYLLVKQPDMMSAVAGIGQLRYRDTCAETVNFLSRRGIKKSLKEACDAIFDVDTEVRPVYVKGDRSKSVLFDACMLAKELKKLERDKKWEIISKVWAEMLSYAASHCRPATHAKEVSKGGQLISFVWLLMAHFGIGEQFQINEGHARAKLIVGK
- the LOC142612989 gene encoding uncharacterized protein LOC142612989 isoform X2; translated protein: MNFLSLTNAVKNLWDSWNIKAVVLLSLTLQVILILLAPLRKRTTNRIAILFIWVSYLLADWAASFAVGHISNGGKDSTNPCDKEKFVSSVGHYFFSSGKAKVTSCGGDKQGDALSSNNNIDLLAFWAPFLLVHLGGPDTITAFALEDNELWRRHFFSLIVQLAATVYVFWLTLPKNKLWIPTLLMFGAGIIKYLERTLALFLASLNRFRDSMLKEPDPGPNYAKLMEEYSSKKEAGLPTHIEMTPEPGKESKLKANVKEGRLTDVEVVIYAHRYFKTFKGLIVDLIFSFRERNESRNFFQIRTAEEALKVIELELNFIYEAFYTKVVVVHSVVGYIFRCISILFVLVAFGFFYSLDKHGFVDMDVQVTYTLLYGAIFLDLIALIMLFFSDWTIASIHTNWANWLFGKCYLYLAEKFLDVKKIRWRWSDVSGSEKIEVLNTRRLLRRWSESVSCFNLIVYCLKQRPYADKGPFNRWIDKIIDKYGIRNLVNECSCGDPIPTKKLPKKLWEFIFDELLEKSRDAADDAETTKKICSARGAYAILEGTFEIEEQHQKTITKITEEYIENVAYDESLLLWHVATELCFQETQKDAGHGDKKDGNWLRKVATKLICCLKPQGETVLEGASDEGG